In Gadus chalcogrammus isolate NIFS_2021 chromosome 11, NIFS_Gcha_1.0, whole genome shotgun sequence, a single window of DNA contains:
- the tapbpl gene encoding tapasin-related protein, translating to MLKVLFLTGYLMTYASGEGGADVVLSCSLVEEASGLDDMGDRAPFSRSPATLVLRDVSISPDQVPDTLTPFVPPTVPDPDLILIEATASSPAIPDVDLLLHADCNEQEVACEISRYHFPQGAAGGDDEDHPAPAHFFIATLELEGGGLSTALVLRTLGLPAPPAAAADPGPGDRTLGEGRLGLPLSQSGSLLTEVVFMVFSREKELTAPLGGDVLLNCGFRQQEALQEVGQEVSVEWWLQHQGHGKRVLDLKLTGSQEHSESVVKRDGSSMDPALLVADGNASLTLRKLKVSDQGTYICTVNVGTFQAQQTVRLHVNQLPRVSLSEEKLVSQEFPHKLSCNCQNYYPLDCKMEWFSVSPDDVERTELSGEMSLSSHRQHGDGTVSLSSHLYLQRRSLPPGTGLICRVSHPALGSPISISLVVQPPASVRTEVYWMGLGFLLITVLFFYQLMR from the exons ATGCTTAAAGTTCTCTTTTTGACGGGATACCTTATGACCTACGCCTCCG GCGAAGGAGGTGCCGACGTGGTTCTGTCATGCTCCCTGGTGGAGGAGGCATCAGGGCTGGATGACATGGGAGACAGAGCTCCGTTCTCCCGAAGTCCGGCTACACTGGTCCTGAGAGACGTGTCCATCAGCCCAGACCAAGTGCCTGACACGCTCACCCCATTCGTCCCACCCACCGTCCCGGATCCTGACCTCATCCTCATAGAAGCCACAG CATCCTCCCCTGCCATCCCTGATGTGGACTTGCTGCTCCACGCTGACTGCAACGAGCAGGAAGTGGCGTGTGAGATCAGCCGCTATCACTTCCCCCAGGGCGCCGCCGGGGGTGATGATGAGGACCACCCAGCACCCGCCCACTTCTTCATCGCCACCCTGGAGCTGGAGGGCGGCGGGCTCAGCACCGCGCTGGTGCTCCGGACCCTGGGGCTCCcggcaccaccagcagcagcagcagacccagGGCCAGGAGACCGGACCCTGGGAGAGGGGAGGCTCGGCCTGCCGCTGAGCCAGTCGGGGTCCCTGCTGACCGAGG TGGTGTTCATGGTCTTCTCCAGAGAGAAGGAGCTCACTGCTCCTCTGGGCGGGGACGTGCTCCTAAACTGTGGCTTCAGGCAGCAGGAGGCGCTGCAGGAAGTGGGACAGGAAGTCTCTGTGGAGTGGTGGTTGCAGCACCAGGGGCATGGCAAAAGGGTCCTGGACCTGAAGCTGACTGGATCCCAGGAGCACTCAGAATCAG TAGTCAAGAGAGATGGCTCCAGCATGGACCCCGCCCTGCTGGTGGCAGATGGTAATGCATCCTTGACCCTGCGGAAACTAAAGGTATCAGATCAGGGGACTTACATCTGTACAGTCAACGTCGGCACCTTTCAGGCTCAGCAGACCGTTAGACTCCATGTCAATC aACTTCCACGTGTGTCCCTCTCAGAGGAAAAGCTGGTTTCTCAGGAATTTCCCCACAAACTGAGCTGCAATTGCCAGAACTACTATCCACTGGATTGCAAG ATGGAGTGGTTCTCGGTATCCCCTGACGACGTGGAGAGGACAGAGCTGAGTGGGGAGATGTCCCTATCCAGCCACCGTCAGCACGGTGACGGGACCGTCTCCCTGTCCTCCCACCTCTACCTCCAGCGCCGCAGCCTCCCCCCCGGCACCGGCCTCATCTGCAGGGTCAGCCACCCTGCCCTTGGGTCCCCCATCTCAATCAGCCTGGTGGTGCAGCCACCCGCCTCCG TGCGAACAGAAGTCTACTGGATGGGGCTGGGTTTCCTGCTGATCACTGTGCTGTTCTTCTACCAGCTCATGAGATAG
- the vamp1b gene encoding vesicle-associated membrane protein 2 has translation MSAPDAAAAGPPGAPGPDGAPPGPPNTSSNRRLQQTQTQVDEVVDIMRVNVDKVLERDQKLSELDDRADALQAGASQFESCAAKLKNKYWWKNCKMMIMMGIIGVIVVGILFLYFFY, from the exons AT GTCCGCCCCAGATGCTGCCGCCGCCGGACCCCCTGGTGCTCCAGGTCCTGATGGGGCCCCACCAGGCCCCCCCAACACCTCCAGCAACCGCAGGCTACAACAGACACAGACCCAAGTCGACGAG GTGGTGGACATCATGCGGGTGAACGTGGACAAGGTGCTGGAGAGGGATCAGAAGCTGTCAGAGCTGGACGACCGGGCCGACGCGCTGCAGGCAGGGGCCTCCCAGTTTGAAAGCTGCGCCGCCAAGCTTAAGAACAAGTACTGGTGGAAGAACTGCAAG ATGATGATCATGATGGGAATTATTGGAGTCATTGTGGTTGGAATACTTTTCT TGTACTTCTTCTACTGA
- the mrpl51 gene encoding 39S ribosomal protein L51, mitochondrial: MSMLGGLLKCGVPLCQLPGSLLRAARSISTGMGHRVRMHSIPELKKVDRWTEKRSMFGVYDNIGILGDFKAHPKDLMVGPSWLKAFQGNELQRLIRKRKLVGERMMTQDRLNLDKRIRYLYRHFNRVGKYR, encoded by the exons ATGTCTATGTTGGGAGGGTTGTTGAAATGCGGCGTGCCCTTATGTCAGCTCCCAGGATCTCTACTTCGAGCAGCTAGGAGCATATCCACTG GGATGGGCCATCGAGTAAGGATGCATTCTATCCCAGAGCTGAAGAAggtggacagatggacagagaagAGATCCATGTTTGGAGTTTATGACAACATAGGCATCCTAG GGGACTTCAAAGCGCACCCCAAGGACCTGATGGTGGGCCCGAGCTGGCTGAAGGCCTTCCAGGGCAACGAGCTGCAGCGACTAATCAGGAAGAGAAAACTGGTGGGTGAGAGGATGATGACTCAGGACAGGCTCAACCTCGACAAGAGGATCCGCTACTTGTATCGCCACTTCAACCGCGTCGGCAAGTACCGATAa